The Chloroflexus aggregans DSM 9485 genome segment CGGGAATTGCTTGTGCTGCTTCAATACCGGTAACCTCGCGTAAGATGCCGGCTTGTGGAATGGGGATCATCATCACGCCCCCCGCCTGACCGGCTCGGCTGAGCGACTCGATCGGCAAGCCAATCGCTTGGCGCAAGATCAACTCTTCGAGTGATGCATCGGTGCCGAAGCGCAAGGTGCGCGAACATAAGCCGCCGATACTGCGATTAGCCAGCTCGATCATCCATGGCCCGCGCTCGTTAATGCGCAATTCGGCATGCAGTGGCCCCTGTTCGAGACCAACCGCTCGCGCCGCCGCTGCTGTCACGTCGCAAATCGCGGCTTGGGTCGCTGTGGGCAAGCGTGATGGCGTGACGTAAATCGTCTCTTCAAAGAACGGCCCGTCGAGCGGATCAGGCTTGTCGAACAGCGCCAGCACCTGCACCTGCCCGCGGTCGATCAACCCCTCTAGCGCCACTTCAAACCCCGGCACAAATTCCTCGACCAGAAACTCATGCGTTCTCGGCCCCTCGACCCGGTCAAGTAGCGCCGTCAACCGGCGCGTGGCGGCAACGAATTGGTCGGGGTTATCGGCCCGGATCACGCCGCGGCTACCGTTGAGCCGCAACGGTTTCACGACGCATGGGAAGGGAATAGATTGGGCTACTGTCGTGAGATCATCGGCAGTGGTACAGAGGCGAAACGCGGGTGACGGTACACCGGCGCGAGCAAAGAGCTGGCGCATCAGATGCTTGTCGCGCGCGGCAGCGGCAGCTTCGGGCCGATTGAAAGGTAGACCGAGTTCGGCGCAAGCCAGCGCCGCTAACTCAACCCCGCTATCATCAACCGGCAGAATCGCGGTGAGCGGCTGGCTGGCGTGCAACGCA includes the following:
- a CDS encoding ATP-grasp domain-containing protein; translation: MPPTHPHLLFLTTPSSYRLPAFLAAAERIGAQATVAEDTPPALARPLPGRLLIDFSDQAAALRAIRALHASQPLTAILPVDDSGVELAALACAELGLPFNRPEAAAAARDKHLMRQLFARAGVPSPAFRLCTTADDLTTVAQSIPFPCVVKPLRLNGSRGVIRADNPDQFVAATRRLTALLDRVEGPRTHEFLVEEFVPGFEVALEGLIDRGQVQVLALFDKPDPLDGPFFEETIYVTPSRLPTATQAAICDVTAAAARAVGLEQGPLHAELRINERGPWMIELANRSIGGLCSRTLRFGTDASLEELILRQAIGLPIESLSRAGQAGGVMMIPIPQAGILREVTGIEAAQAIPGIEAVEITAPLHYPLTPLPEGDSYLGFIFARGPDPATVEAALCAAHAQLQFTIVPAIELTEARM